DNA from Bradyrhizobium japonicum USDA 6:
TCGATCAGGTCGCGGATGGCGCGATTGACGCCCGGGCTGATGCCGTAATCGTCGGCGCAGAGCCAGATCCGCCGCAGGCCCGCGGCCGCGCTCATTCGGCGGCCGTCCTCTTCGAGGCGTCGTCGGCCTTCCCGGTCTCGAAATGCTTTTCGCTGTGCTCGGCGACGAAGTAGATCGGGCGCGCCTTCAGCTCGGACAGGATCTTGCCGATATATTCGCCGACGATGCCGATCATGATGAGCTGCACGCCGCCGATGGTCATCAGGCCGATCACGAGCGAGGGATAGCCGGGCACCTGCTTGCCCGTGGTCCAGACCTCCCAGAGGATCGAGAGGCCGAACAGGAAGGCGCCGCCGGCGAGGATCACGCCGAGCAGGCTGGCGAAGCGCAGCGGTGCCACCGAGAACGAGGTCACCCCTTCGATCGAAAGACCGAGCAGGCGCGCGGCGCTGAAGGTGGTCACGCCATGGGTGCGCGGCGCGGGCTCGTAATCGACCCGGATCTGGCGGAAGCCGATCCAGCTCGCAAGGCCCTTGAAGAAGCGGTTGCGCTCCGGCAGCTGCCTGAGTGCTGCGACCGCGCGCGGCGACAGCAGGCGGAAGTCGCCGGCGTCTTCAGGGATCTTCTGGCGCGCGCCCCAATTGATCAGCGAATAGAACCCGCGCACGGCGACGCGGCGCAGGAAGGGCTCGTTGTCGCGATGGGCCTTGGCGGTATAGACGACGTCATAGCCGTCCTCGATCCAGTGCCGCACCAGCTGTTCGACCAGGGCCGGCGGATGCTGGCCGTCGCCGTCCATGAACATGACGGCGCCGAGCCGGGCATGGTCGAGGCCGGCCATCAGCGCGGCTTCCTTGCCGAAATTGCGCGACAGCGACACCACCTGAACGTCGACCGCGTCGGCCGGTAGCGACCGGGCGATCGAGAGCGTCGCGTCCGCGCTGCCGTCGTCGACATAGACGACCTCGCAGCCGAGGCGATAGCGCTGCCGCAGCGTCTTGGCGAGATCGCAGATGCGCTGGTGCAGGACGGCGAGGCCCGCCGCCTCGTTGTAGACGGGGACGACAATCGACAACCCCTTCGCGGCGGCACTGGCCGCGGTGGTCGTCATGCCGGAAACGTCAGAGCCCAGCGTCATTGATCAAGGTTCCAGAGGCGTCCATGGTTCTCAACAGCATATGGTAGCTGCCGTTTGCTGTCGCTACGCTGAACGAACCTGAGGCTCACCGCCGCAGGAATGCCTCGAGCTTGGCGAACAGCGGGTTCTCCCGGTCGAACACATAGTCGAGCGAAACCACCGAGACGGTCTCGGCGCCATGCTCGCGCAGGAAGCTCGCCAGCGCATAGAGTTGACCCGGCGGACAGTGCAGCGTCAGCATGCCCGACGAGGTCGGTCCGCCGAACGGGGCCTCGACGCCGAAGCGCTCATGGGCTTCGCCGAGCAGGGCGGCGTCGCATTGCTGGAAGCGGGTGCGCACCTCGCGGTATTTGTTGGCCCGCGCCCGTGCTGCGATGTGATCGAGGATGACGCGCGCGGTCTCCCGCGCCTGCGGCGACCAGTCGGCATCCTTCGAGGCGACCAGATTGGCCTGGCTGCGCAGGATCACGCCGTCGTCGAGCACCCGCAAGCCGTTGGCGGCGAGCGTCGCGCCGGTCGTGGTGATGTCGACGATCAGCTCGGCGCTGCCGGCCGCCGGCGCGCCTTCGGTCGCGCCCGCGCTTTCGACGATGCGGTAATCGGTGATGCCGTGGCTCTGGAAGAAGGTGCGGGTGAGGTTGATGAACTTGGTCGCGACCCGCATCCGCATGTGATGCTGCTCGCGGAAGCCGGTGGTGACGTCGTCGAGGTCGGCCATGGTGCGGACGTCGATCCACGCCTGCGGCACCGCGACGACGACATCGGCATTGCCGAAGCCGAGCCCGTCGATCAGGGACACGCGCTTGTCGGCATCCGCGATGTTCTCGCGCACCAGGTCTTCGCCGGTGACGCCGAGATGCGCGAAGCCGCGCGACAGTTGAGAGGCGATCTCGCTC
Protein-coding regions in this window:
- a CDS encoding glycosyltransferase family 2 protein, which produces MTLGSDVSGMTTTAASAAAKGLSIVVPVYNEAAGLAVLHQRICDLAKTLRQRYRLGCEVVYVDDGSADATLSIARSLPADAVDVQVVSLSRNFGKEAALMAGLDHARLGAVMFMDGDGQHPPALVEQLVRHWIEDGYDVVYTAKAHRDNEPFLRRVAVRGFYSLINWGARQKIPEDAGDFRLLSPRAVAALRQLPERNRFFKGLASWIGFRQIRVDYEPAPRTHGVTTFSAARLLGLSIEGVTSFSVAPLRFASLLGVILAGGAFLFGLSILWEVWTTGKQVPGYPSLVIGLMTIGGVQLIMIGIVGEYIGKILSELKARPIYFVAEHSEKHFETGKADDASKRTAAE
- the hisG gene encoding ATP phosphoribosyltransferase, whose amino-acid sequence is MSAPFVLAVPSKGRLQENTEAFFARAGLKLSKAGGARDYRGTLDGLDNVEVAYLSASEIASQLSRGFAHLGVTGEDLVRENIADADKRVSLIDGLGFGNADVVVAVPQAWIDVRTMADLDDVTTGFREQHHMRMRVATKFINLTRTFFQSHGITDYRIVESAGATEGAPAAGSAELIVDITTTGATLAANGLRVLDDGVILRSQANLVASKDADWSPQARETARVILDHIAARARANKYREVRTRFQQCDAALLGEAHERFGVEAPFGGPTSSGMLTLHCPPGQLYALASFLREHGAETVSVVSLDYVFDRENPLFAKLEAFLRR